A stretch of the Methanobrevibacter woesei genome encodes the following:
- a CDS encoding adenylyltransferase/cytidyltransferase family protein has product MKKVMATGTFDLLHPGHGIYLECAKQLGGDDAKLYVVVARDSTVKKRKRVPIVDENQRLKLIQMLKPVDVAVLGNENGDFFKIVEEINPDIIAIGPDQNHDVEKLQETVNKRGLKAKVERVTYYHHAELDSSCKIIKKIKRTDFKGKILDNCE; this is encoded by the coding sequence ATGAAAAAAGTTATGGCAACAGGAACCTTTGATTTATTGCATCCAGGTCATGGAATATACCTTGAATGTGCAAAACAGTTGGGTGGAGATGATGCTAAACTTTATGTTGTTGTAGCTCGCGATTCCACTGTTAAAAAAAGAAAAAGAGTCCCGATTGTAGATGAAAATCAAAGATTAAAGTTAATTCAAATGTTAAAACCTGTTGATGTTGCAGTTTTAGGAAATGAAAATGGAGATTTCTTTAAGATTGTGGAAGAAATTAACCCGGATATTATAGCTATTGGTCCTGATCAAAACCATGATGTTGAAAAACTTCAAGAAACTGTTAATAAAAGAGGTTTAAAAGCAAAAGTGGAACGTGTAACTTATTATCATCATGCAGAACTTGATAGTAGCTGCAAAATTATTAAAAAAATTAAAAGAACAGATTTTAAAGGTAAAATATTAGATAATTGCGAATAA
- the argC gene encoding N-acetyl-gamma-glutamyl-phosphate reductase: MYNIAIVGASGYTGGELLRMLLNHPEVEITDITSRQYDGVEAHKIHPHIRDSGLVFKDKKPSELDADVVFTATPHGASMKIVPDLLETGAKVIDLSGDYRYRDTAVYEKWYGIEHTSDAEAVYGLPEIYREEIKKADLVANPGCFPTGAILSSYPLVKNDLVDRIIIDSKTGVSGAGVSPSQTTHYPNIADNVNPYKISNHRHMSEIQQELKGFEGVKVSFTPHLVPVIRGIQTTSHSFLNKENENITTEELRKIYKKEYGGEYFIKLMDEGEIPHLSSVRGSNFAHIGGFEIDETGRVIMLSTIDNLVKGASGQAIHNMNIMLGLKESMGLEFYGLHP; the protein is encoded by the coding sequence ATGTATAATATAGCTATTGTAGGAGCAAGCGGATATACAGGTGGAGAATTACTTAGAATGTTATTAAACCACCCGGAAGTTGAAATAACAGACATTACATCAAGACAATATGATGGAGTTGAAGCTCATAAAATACATCCACATATTAGAGACTCAGGACTTGTTTTTAAAGACAAAAAACCATCAGAATTAGATGCAGATGTAGTATTTACTGCAACACCTCATGGAGCATCAATGAAGATAGTTCCAGACTTATTAGAGACTGGTGCTAAAGTTATTGATTTAAGTGGAGATTACAGATACAGAGACACCGCAGTTTATGAAAAATGGTATGGAATTGAACATACAAGTGATGCAGAAGCAGTATATGGTCTTCCTGAAATTTATAGAGAAGAAATTAAAAAAGCAGATTTAGTAGCTAATCCAGGTTGTTTCCCAACTGGAGCTATATTATCCTCTTATCCTTTAGTTAAAAATGATTTAGTAGATAGAATAATTATAGATTCAAAAACAGGAGTTAGTGGAGCTGGTGTCAGTCCTTCTCAAACAACTCATTATCCAAATATTGCAGATAATGTTAATCCTTACAAAATTTCAAACCATAGACACATGTCTGAAATACAGCAAGAATTAAAAGGATTTGAAGGAGTTAAAGTTTCATTTACACCACATTTAGTTCCAGTTATTCGTGGAATTCAAACAACAAGCCACAGCTTCCTTAATAAAGAAAACGAAAATATTACTACTGAAGAATTAAGGAAAATATACAAAAAAGAATATGGTGGAGAATACTTTATTAAATTAATGGATGAAGGAGAAATACCTCATTTAAGTTCTGTTCGTGGTTCTAACTTCGCTCATATTGGAGGATTTGAAATTGATGAAACCGGAAGAGTTATTATGCTATCCACTATTGATAACCTTGTTAAAGGAGCATCTGGACAAGCTATTCACAATATGAATATTATGTTAGGATTAAAAGAATCAATGGGTTTAGAATTTTATGGTCTTCACCCTTAA
- a CDS encoding flavodoxin family protein, with amino-acid sequence MKTLIIYYSQTKKTATVAETLALELGADSIEIVDNKPRSGFKNRLTSSFDAVREIKTDITPMRVDVSDYDIVYFGTPVWAGKPTPAILTIIDRCDLRAKDVVLFATMNSSGGAASVERMAEKVKLRGARVIETFTLKTKGKDMEQLMNETETIIEILDLNMYR; translated from the coding sequence ATGAAAACATTAATTATTTACTACTCACAAACCAAAAAAACAGCAACTGTTGCTGAAACATTAGCTTTAGAATTAGGTGCAGATTCTATTGAAATAGTAGATAATAAACCAAGGAGTGGATTTAAAAATAGATTAACTTCTTCTTTTGATGCTGTTAGAGAAATAAAAACAGATATAACACCAATGAGGGTCGATGTTAGTGATTATGATATTGTCTACTTTGGAACACCTGTCTGGGCAGGAAAACCAACCCCAGCAATTCTTACAATCATAGACAGATGCGACCTAAGGGCAAAGGATGTAGTTTTATTTGCTACAATGAACAGCAGTGGTGGAGCTGCAAGTGTTGAAAGAATGGCAGAAAAAGTAAAACTTCGTGGAGCACGCGTAATTGAAACTTTTACCTTAAAAACAAAAGGAAAAGATATGGAACAGTTAATGAATGAAACTGAAACCATCATTGAAATATTAGACCTCAATATGTACAGGTGA
- the pyrI gene encoding aspartate carbamoyltransferase regulatory subunit has product MSDDKKSELKIKAIENGTVIDHITANKSLHILKILELPNDETKNVTIAMNVSSSEIGRKDILKIENRELDSSELNQIALIAPKATINIIRDFKPVKKDKIILPNEIKSIIKCTNSKCITNNINEPITPKFKVITKNPPQVRCHYCEKLIKTEDIEKQFE; this is encoded by the coding sequence ATGAGTGACGATAAAAAATCAGAATTAAAAATTAAAGCTATTGAAAATGGAACAGTAATTGATCACATTACAGCAAACAAATCATTGCATATTCTTAAAATCTTGGAACTTCCAAATGATGAAACAAAAAATGTTACAATAGCTATGAATGTATCTTCCTCTGAAATTGGTAGAAAAGATATATTAAAAATTGAAAACAGAGAATTGGATTCATCAGAATTAAATCAAATAGCTTTAATTGCACCTAAAGCTACTATTAACATTATTAGAGATTTTAAACCTGTTAAAAAAGATAAGATTATCCTTCCTAACGAGATAAAATCAATAATTAAATGTACCAATTCAAAATGTATTACAAATAATATTAATGAACCTATTACTCCAAAATTTAAAGTAATAACTAAAAATCCACCTCAAGTTAGGTGTCATTACTGTGAAAAATTAATAAAAACAGAAGATATTGAAAAACAATTTGAATAA
- a CDS encoding GMC family oxidoreductase N-terminal domain-containing protein gives MVVIVGSGAGGGLLAMELATSGIPVTILEKGPYDDSKNAFNYYDASDEGVDLLKTTCVGGSTIVSMANTVRALEEELKEYGIDISSEFDYVEDLINVHQMDDSHIGRGTQLFLDASEKLGLNPIKMPKAVEEEKCIQCGRCALGCPKDAKWSSKDFIDKAVDAGAELIVNAEVTKVLTENSNVKAVEYVKDGETYILEDDIIVLSAGAVSSAMILRNTGLSAGNKIFFDPFVTVGGVIKDIGFNSEVQMNALVEVKNFILSPHFSSFIREKIDDDSIDDKDILSIMVKTPDECQGYIDSEGKVVKINTINDIRYLAEGTAVAGFILKEAGVDSKTIASTVYRGAHPGGTAAIGEVVDKNLKTDIDGLYVCDASVIPQSPGKPPSLTILALSKRLADYLKGEM, from the coding sequence ATGGTGGTTATTGTAGGTTCTGGAGCAGGAGGAGGATTATTAGCTATGGAATTGGCTACTAGTGGAATTCCTGTAACTATACTTGAAAAAGGACCTTATGATGATTCTAAAAATGCTTTTAATTATTATGATGCCTCTGATGAGGGTGTTGATTTATTAAAAACTACTTGTGTTGGTGGTTCAACAATTGTCTCAATGGCAAATACAGTAAGGGCTCTTGAAGAAGAATTAAAAGAATATGGAATTGATATTTCTTCGGAGTTTGATTATGTTGAAGATTTGATCAATGTTCATCAGATGGATGATTCTCATATTGGTAGAGGAACACAGCTATTTTTAGATGCAAGTGAAAAACTTGGCCTAAATCCAATTAAAATGCCAAAGGCAGTGGAAGAAGAAAAATGTATTCAATGTGGTAGGTGCGCATTGGGATGTCCTAAGGATGCAAAGTGGTCTTCTAAAGATTTCATTGATAAAGCAGTTGATGCAGGTGCAGAATTAATTGTAAATGCAGAAGTTACTAAAGTATTAACTGAAAATAGTAATGTTAAAGCAGTTGAATATGTTAAAGATGGTGAAACTTACATTCTAGAGGATGATATTATTGTTTTATCTGCAGGAGCAGTTTCATCTGCAATGATTTTAAGAAACACAGGTTTATCTGCAGGCAATAAGATATTTTTCGATCCTTTTGTTACTGTTGGTGGAGTAATTAAAGATATTGGTTTTAATAGTGAAGTACAGATGAATGCACTTGTAGAAGTTAAAAACTTTATTTTATCACCTCACTTCTCTTCATTTATTCGTGAAAAAATTGATGATGATTCAATTGATGATAAGGATATTTTAAGTATAATGGTTAAAACTCCTGATGAATGTCAAGGATATATTGACAGCGAAGGAAAAGTTGTTAAAATTAACACAATAAATGATATTAGATATTTAGCTGAAGGTACTGCTGTAGCAGGATTTATTTTAAAAGAAGCAGGAGTTGATTCTAAAACAATAGCTTCAACAGTTTATAGGGGAGCACATCCTGGAGGAACTGCAGCTATTGGAGAAGTAGTGGATAAAAATTTAAAAACAGATATTGATGGTTTATATGTCTGTGATGCAAGTGTTATTCCACAATCTCCAGGTAAACCACCAAGTTTAACTATATTAGCATTATCTAAAAGATTAGCCGATTATTTAAAAGGGGAAATGTAA